From the Excalfactoria chinensis isolate bCotChi1 chromosome 1, bCotChi1.hap2, whole genome shotgun sequence genome, one window contains:
- the TIMMDC1 gene encoding complex I assembly factor TIMMDC1, mitochondrial, giving the protein MAEGLGAGGTFGRPTPPPQTGWERLSELWRRDELQRYPEETTNIIKSAFTGGLVGWLYGGLPAFRQARRAFIEGSHGEVFQNRADAVQSAHRAGLRGFIRYGWRWSWRVATFVAIFNMVSTGLSVYRDKTTVSNFASAGAFTGALFRMHLGLPGLAGGFLFGGAFGIPAGGLVMIAQKLTGETLQEKRNRERREQYEQKLAEWQARLSVTEDLGRMESDGLGQSQTENSKRI; this is encoded by the exons ATGGCGGAGGGGTTAGGAGCCGGGGGCACCTTCGGCCGCCCCACGCCGCCGCCGCAGACGGGCTGGGAGCGGCTCAGCGAGCTGTGGCGGCGCGA CGAGCTCCAGCGGTACCCGGAGGAGACGACCAACATCATCAAGTCGGCGTTCACCGGGGGCCTGGTCGGCTGGCTGTACGGCGGCCTGCCCGCCTTCCGCCAGGCGCGGAGGGCCTTCATCGAGGGCAGCCATGGAGAAGTGTTCCAGAACCGCGCCGATGCGGTG caaTCTGCGCATCGTGCTGGGCTCAGGGGCTTCATCCGCTACGGCTGGCGCTGGAGCTGGAGGGTGGCCACCTTCGTGGCCATATTCAA CATGGTGAGCACCGGTCTGTCCGTGTACCGCGATAAAACCACCGTCAGTAATTTTGCTTCAGCAGGAG CCTTCACAGGAGCTCTCTTCAGAATGCACTTGGGCCTGCCTGGGCTGGCCGGCGGCTTCCTGTTCGGAGGAGCCTTTGG GATCCCTGCAGGGGGCCTCGTAATGATTGCACAGAAACTTACTGGTGAGACTTTGCAGGAGAAGCGAAATCGCGAGCGCAGGGAGCAGTATGAACAGAAATTAGCAGAGTG GCAAGCCAGGCTTAGTGTGACTGAAGACTTGGGCAGAATGGAAAGCGATGGCCTGGGACaatcacagacagaaaatagcaaaagaaTATAG